TCATGTTCTCGGATACGTGTATGTAGTGTAGATTCCTattttgatttcattctttttgtggatttttaagtttttggtgGGCTATTCTTCTGCAGATGCAGTTCTAAAATACTTCTGTGGGcaacctgggtggtgcagtcggttgagcctctaaCTCTTGGCTTTGGCGTGGgccgtgatctcggggtcctgggacggatgctcagcagggagtctgctggagcttatctacctctgcctctctgtcccccactcacgtgtgtgctctcactctcaaaataagtaacatcttaaaaatttaaaaaaaaaaaaaatacttctggtGACTGGAGTGGAGGCGTTTTTGTTCACCTCTCTGCACTATGTCCGGCGGCCTTCTGAAGGCGCTGCGCAGCGACTCCTACGTGGAGCTGAGCCAGTACCGGGACCAGCACTTCCGGGGTGACAATGAAGAACAGGAAAAATTACTGAAGAAGAGCTGTACGTTGTATGTTGGAAATCTTTCCTTTTACACAACTGAAGAACAGATCTATGAACGCTTCAGCAAAAGTGGTAACATAAAGAAAATCATTATGGGCCTGGATAAGATGAAGAAAACAGCATGTGGGTTCTGCTTTGTGGAATACTATTCAAGAGCAGATGCGGAAAATGCCATGAGGTACATAAATGGAACTCGTCTGGATGACCGGATCATTCGCACAGACTGGGATGCAGGCTTTAAAGAGGGCAGGCAATATGGCCGTGGGCGATCTGGGGGCCAGGTACGAGATGAGTATCGGCAGGACTATGATGCTGGGAGAGGAGGCTATGGAAAACTGGCCCAAAACCAGTGAGTGGTGAGACCCCATCATGAAAACTCACTCTTTGGCCTGTTGAATTTGCCGTGCATTACCCAAGGTCTGCAAACCTACCCACGTTTACCATGCTTTGATCAAGGTCTCTACTGAGCTGGAACccttttcatggttttcttttgaaaactattAAAGGACAGAATCCAAAGGAATGCCTTTATTCTGTAGTCTTAGATCTTGTCCATATGTCAAGTGGCCAGAATGATTTTATGTCACCGTTATCAGAATTTGTTTTCAGTGGCAACAGATTTGTTCTGTCAGCCCAAAACACCACACTTCTTTTAGgaagatggaaaattttaaaaaattgataatagATTCATGGTCTTCATGGGGGccttaaaatttttcagtttgcaggaaataaaaaagtgtaataaaaaaaaaaatacttctgaagTTGGCTTTGAGCTTCTGAACATACACAAAAGCCATAACACCATTTTCAGGTGTCCCCGCGTGTTCAGCTGCTCCTGACACATGCGCCCTGAGGACAAAGAAGCGGGTTTTCTCCTGATAAACAGGAGCGGCTTGGGTTGGGGGTTGTGCATTGCAAGCCGGAGCCCATGTGTTAGAAGGCTTGGGTGGCAGTAGGAGCGTGTCATTAGGAAAGgacttccatgctctctctcctccacctgTGAGGGACTCTGCTTTACTCCAAGTCCCCCAAAGCCACCAGGGCCTCAGAGTGACAATTAAGCAATTTAGGGAGACTCTGTGATCACAATGGCAAAGCGCACCCAACAGAGAGGCTAGAATGAGCCAGGGTCCCGCCCATTTCTGGACAGAGATCAGCTACCCGCCGCCCTCCTTTTCGGTGGATCACATGGAAACACTTGAGTGCGTTCTCACAGGCAGCTTCTGAGTTCCTCCGGCTGTGTTGATGGTTTGCTGATGCATACCAGAGGATGCCTCCGGGCCCTCCGAAGAAAAGGCAGCAGGCTCAGCCTGTCACTGCCTCTACTTGAATGTTGGCTCTTAGAAAAGCGCTGCGTGTGATGGAG
This genomic interval from Mustela erminea isolate mMusErm1 chromosome 6, mMusErm1.Pri, whole genome shotgun sequence contains the following:
- the LOC116594267 gene encoding nuclear cap-binding protein subunit 2-like, coding for MSGGLLKALRSDSYVELSQYRDQHFRGDNEEQEKLLKKSCTLYVGNLSFYTTEEQIYERFSKSGNIKKIIMGLDKMKKTACGFCFVEYYSRADAENAMRYINGTRLDDRIIRTDWDAGFKEGRQYGRGRSGGQVRDEYRQDYDAGRGGYGKLAQNQ